A DNA window from Marispirochaeta aestuarii contains the following coding sequences:
- a CDS encoding metallophosphoesterase family protein, with protein sequence MRYLVISDIHANLPALKAVLGDAAGDWDRILCLGDIVGYGPFPNECAEELSRLPVTAVPGNHDWASIGRFDLDYFNIHARAALIWTREQLNSGSREYLSRLKPLVQEDTFTLFHGALTDPITHYILDSLDAEENFSLLKTPLGLFGHSHLRFYFSRGPDGQVVRHSLRERNDLDLLHRQSLLNPGSTGQPREGDPRAAYGILDTDKGLWFLRRVEYDIPAVQKRMRECNLPDYLVRRLGEGR encoded by the coding sequence ATGCGATACCTGGTTATCTCCGACATTCACGCAAATTTACCGGCCCTTAAGGCGGTACTGGGAGATGCGGCGGGAGACTGGGACAGAATACTCTGCCTGGGGGACATCGTCGGTTACGGTCCCTTCCCCAACGAATGTGCAGAGGAACTCTCCCGCCTTCCGGTAACCGCGGTACCCGGAAACCATGACTGGGCCTCCATCGGCCGTTTCGACCTGGACTACTTCAATATACATGCCCGGGCTGCGCTGATCTGGACCCGGGAACAGCTGAACTCCGGCTCAAGGGAATACCTTTCCCGTCTGAAACCCCTCGTGCAGGAAGATACCTTTACCCTCTTTCACGGGGCCCTTACCGACCCCATTACCCATTATATTCTCGATTCCCTGGACGCGGAAGAGAACTTTTCCCTGCTGAAGACGCCTCTGGGACTTTTTGGCCACAGCCATCTGCGTTTTTACTTCAGTCGGGGACCGGACGGACAGGTCGTGCGTCATTCCCTCCGTGAAAGGAATGATCTGGATCTCCTGCACCGACAGAGCCTGCTTAACCCCGGCAGCACCGGGCAGCCCCGGGAAGGCGATCCCCGGGCCGCTTACGGGATACTGGACACTGATAAAGGGCTCTGGTTTCTTCGGCGGGTGGAGTATGATATTCCTGCGGTTCAGAAGCGTATGCGGGAGTGCAATCTTCCTGATTATCTTGTCCGGCGCCTCGGTGAAGGACGCTAG
- a CDS encoding AAA family ATPase, protein MSMNYSVSSTGETLALVPEEINSLVDNIRSVIFMDRIKLEYLLAAKVAGGHVILADSHGVGKTSLARALAGSIIWKAETVAAEEIAMDPFSRIQSTVDLLPQDIIGYSRLSGPENEVVFNKGPIFAHFVLCDEINLLTPKTQGSFFQAMEEQMVSIEGRTYPLPAPFFIIATMNLKGAHLFPLPAPQLDRFMIQLSLGFPSEEDEAAIIRQHGRTDGWERFKPTTASTDLLRWQAMVDEVAIHDDVIDYIVALVRATRNHPEVSIPASPRTGVKLSRLARALCLIRGRDYATLDTIKEIFIPAVAHRISLHDPERPRDGVLKEILNSVPVDPRRRRL, encoded by the coding sequence ATGAGCATGAATTATTCCGTCTCCTCCACAGGAGAGACGCTGGCCCTTGTTCCGGAAGAGATAAACTCCCTGGTCGATAATATCAGGTCCGTAATCTTTATGGACAGAATAAAGCTCGAATACCTACTGGCAGCCAAGGTTGCCGGGGGCCACGTCATTCTCGCGGATTCCCACGGCGTAGGAAAAACCTCCCTGGCCCGGGCTCTGGCGGGATCGATAATCTGGAAGGCGGAAACCGTAGCCGCCGAAGAGATCGCCATGGACCCCTTCTCGCGGATCCAGTCCACCGTCGACCTTCTTCCCCAGGATATAATCGGCTACTCCCGGCTATCCGGTCCGGAAAACGAGGTTGTTTTCAACAAGGGACCCATTTTCGCCCATTTTGTGCTCTGTGACGAGATCAACCTGCTGACCCCCAAGACCCAGGGCTCTTTTTTCCAGGCCATGGAGGAGCAGATGGTCTCCATCGAAGGCAGAACCTATCCCCTGCCGGCGCCCTTCTTCATAATCGCCACCATGAACCTTAAAGGGGCCCATCTTTTTCCCCTCCCCGCACCGCAGCTTGACCGCTTCATGATCCAGTTGTCCCTGGGCTTCCCCAGTGAAGAGGACGAGGCCGCCATTATCCGTCAGCATGGCCGCACCGACGGCTGGGAACGTTTTAAACCCACCACGGCATCCACCGATCTTCTCCGCTGGCAGGCCATGGTGGACGAGGTGGCAATCCACGATGATGTCATCGACTATATAGTCGCCCTGGTCCGGGCCACCCGGAACCATCCGGAGGTCTCCATTCCCGCCTCTCCAAGAACCGGAGTAAAGCTCTCCCGTCTTGCCCGGGCCCTCTGTCTTATCCGGGGCCGGGACTATGCGACCCTGGATACCATCAAGGAGATCTTTATTCCCGCGGTGGCTCACCGCATCAGCCTTCACGATCCGGAGCGTCCCAGGGATGGTGTTCTGAAGGAGATACTGAACTCCGTACCCGTCGATCCGCGGCGAAGGAGACTGTAA
- a CDS encoding DUF58 domain-containing protein, with amino-acid sequence MKRAWTRVYRCFPLTILGFPAAAGLLGVLGRAFAAANAYAYFFSLTGLSLMGLLMLLSFLQARKIGEDEIVWHSRHRVFAGKEPAPHGLELKSSRLLPFFRVRFRLAGALKVEGRYLGYHCQSGRFKPAEDFIVPMPLGLPHCGSFHAELALSVEDIFGLTRFCIGTPVSRLIPVLPGVLHRPVRYRIAERGAEEKSRVKESEVERYYMREYVPGDRFRDINWKASGRGDKLFTRISPVAQDESTTVTLWVRFYARDRRPSPALLALAEYQKSWVLTFLLRIKEEHPDFMFQVFMNRDEFLLENDEDLEAFATALGGKWFSAASDDLPPLPQEGRVYLFSSSADESAEHIRQLYPRVEFSLHLSRIARRDEEKTGIRIPLFPAYRGEDLPSPAFLPGMFRKRGRLVQRMPGTDEEAVLIPLIGSRGEPIP; translated from the coding sequence ATGAAGAGGGCCTGGACCAGAGTGTACCGCTGCTTTCCTTTAACGATACTGGGCTTTCCCGCAGCCGCAGGACTGCTTGGAGTTCTGGGCAGGGCCTTTGCCGCAGCCAATGCCTATGCTTATTTCTTTTCCCTCACAGGCTTGAGTCTCATGGGGCTCCTGATGCTCCTCTCCTTTCTGCAGGCCAGAAAAATCGGAGAAGACGAGATTGTCTGGCACAGCAGACACCGGGTTTTCGCGGGAAAGGAACCGGCACCCCACGGACTCGAGCTGAAAAGCAGCCGCCTTCTGCCTTTTTTCCGGGTCCGTTTCCGCCTTGCAGGAGCTTTGAAGGTGGAGGGGAGGTACCTGGGATATCACTGTCAGAGCGGCCGTTTCAAACCTGCAGAGGATTTCATCGTCCCCATGCCCCTGGGACTCCCCCACTGCGGCAGTTTTCACGCCGAACTCGCCTTAAGCGTGGAGGACATCTTCGGGCTGACCCGCTTCTGCATCGGCACACCCGTAAGCAGGCTTATACCGGTACTCCCCGGGGTTCTCCACAGGCCGGTGCGTTACCGGATCGCCGAACGGGGAGCCGAGGAAAAGAGCCGGGTAAAGGAGAGCGAGGTGGAGCGCTATTACATGAGGGAGTATGTTCCCGGAGACCGCTTCCGGGACATTAACTGGAAGGCCTCCGGCAGGGGAGACAAACTCTTTACCCGGATATCCCCGGTGGCCCAGGACGAGAGTACCACGGTAACCCTGTGGGTCAGGTTTTACGCCAGGGACCGCCGCCCCTCACCGGCCCTCCTTGCCCTGGCGGAGTACCAGAAATCCTGGGTACTTACCTTCCTGCTTCGCATAAAAGAGGAACACCCGGACTTCATGTTCCAGGTATTCATGAACCGGGATGAATTTCTGCTGGAGAACGATGAAGACCTGGAAGCCTTCGCAACAGCCCTGGGGGGTAAATGGTTCAGTGCAGCCTCCGACGATCTTCCGCCTTTGCCTCAGGAGGGACGGGTCTACCTCTTCAGCAGCTCCGCGGATGAAAGCGCGGAACATATCAGGCAGCTTTATCCCCGGGTGGAGTTCAGCCTGCATCTTTCGCGGATCGCCCGCAGGGACGAAGAGAAAACAGGAATCAGGATTCCTCTTTTTCCAGCATACCGGGGGGAGGATCTGCCTTCGCCCGCTTTTCTGCCCGGTATGTTCAGGAAACGGGGCCGCCTTGTTCAGCGCATGCCCGGTACGGACGAAGAGGCCGTCCTTATTCCCCTGATCGGGAGCAGGGGGGAGCCCATACCATGA
- a CDS encoding transglutaminase-like domain-containing protein, with translation MTILFILRSLLYLFALAIPFAHSGVVIDYDLYGLGLYFLLIPGQAVLAFFFSPPARRLKHSLLAAGLFQLVLSLLFAGGVSGILQYLLLGSWSFLSTWLLFRFRWRIAAVPELIFLAAVYLRLVNFTRGLSSSAGVPDSLPQLLLFTGIAALLMQLLIIMLILRRRWEEPRGTWEYTSVLAVAVPLLLAAALLVPGDFVQHTVVFNQLFEPPEPEYRPLDEEAEGLPGGNLQGRSPLEGRRGRNGQPGLYGLPADRWGEGRRRGERDGEGEGSGTGGRQYAVMVVASPQDPTYLADGYYDSFDPVRGFGKALEMPLNEIVGRRLLETWFNPLIPRDRSRLNTEIFTLSTRPERTLAYLPLRAEPTIFDPSVHPFTYSYPHVAAISVSDPYDWVTSRDYSSREREQLSGELEIDMDPAAEERFRSYLEPVLAEAEGPGEKILAILKSFEELQYEIGFDEDVSVAAMEHFLFTSKSGDCTEFSNTAAILGRLAGIPSRVVTGYLASEGLQTMSHLQGLMLLRESIPSLKDHPLEELYLVTTAHRHSWPQFYLPDYGWIDFESTQYAIPPLPGGDPNSQDVVIPLIENRTVAGRDFQIPWNLLRQVMLSLFILLFAALYAYRYGREILLRHLASRPGRKGLLSAEKLLLSLLANEGLRLKKRSETPREYAEVVPELGPFVGIYEKLRFKPGISTEEEKKLRKELLDELHKAVSLRRRRGLKGALYRLLNLKGVVFP, from the coding sequence ATGACGATTCTCTTTATTCTCCGCTCCCTGCTATACCTCTTCGCCCTGGCAATACCCTTTGCCCACAGCGGGGTGGTTATAGATTACGATCTCTACGGTCTGGGACTCTATTTCCTGCTTATTCCGGGGCAGGCCGTCCTGGCCTTTTTCTTTTCTCCCCCGGCCAGACGACTGAAACACAGTCTTCTGGCGGCGGGACTTTTTCAGCTTGTTCTCAGCCTCCTTTTTGCAGGGGGTGTTTCGGGGATACTTCAGTATCTTCTCCTGGGGTCCTGGAGTTTTCTGTCCACCTGGCTGCTCTTCCGCTTTCGCTGGAGAATCGCTGCTGTACCGGAACTGATTTTTCTGGCAGCCGTGTATCTGCGGCTGGTCAATTTTACCCGGGGTCTCTCATCCTCCGCCGGAGTGCCTGACAGTCTGCCCCAGCTTCTGCTTTTTACCGGAATCGCCGCCCTCCTTATGCAGCTTCTGATTATCATGCTCATTCTGCGGCGCCGTTGGGAGGAACCCCGGGGAACCTGGGAATATACAAGCGTTCTGGCGGTAGCTGTACCACTTTTACTGGCCGCGGCCCTCCTGGTCCCCGGGGATTTCGTTCAGCATACAGTGGTCTTCAACCAGCTTTTTGAACCCCCGGAGCCGGAATACCGTCCCCTGGACGAGGAGGCGGAGGGACTTCCCGGGGGCAACCTTCAGGGACGTTCTCCCCTGGAGGGACGCCGCGGCAGAAACGGACAGCCCGGCCTCTACGGCCTGCCGGCGGACCGCTGGGGCGAAGGAAGACGACGGGGCGAGCGGGACGGGGAAGGAGAAGGCAGTGGCACGGGAGGCCGGCAATATGCCGTAATGGTGGTCGCATCACCCCAGGACCCCACCTACCTTGCGGACGGATACTACGACAGCTTCGATCCGGTACGGGGATTCGGTAAAGCCCTTGAAATGCCCCTGAACGAGATCGTCGGAAGGCGCCTTCTGGAAACCTGGTTCAATCCTCTGATACCCCGGGATCGCTCCCGCCTGAACACGGAGATCTTCACCCTCTCCACCAGGCCGGAACGGACCCTGGCCTACCTGCCCCTGCGGGCGGAACCGACCATATTCGACCCCTCGGTGCATCCCTTCACCTATTCATACCCCCACGTGGCGGCAATCTCCGTCAGCGATCCCTATGACTGGGTCACGTCCCGGGACTATAGCAGCCGGGAGAGGGAACAGTTGTCCGGGGAGCTGGAGATAGACATGGACCCCGCAGCGGAGGAACGCTTCCGGTCCTACCTCGAGCCTGTCCTGGCCGAAGCGGAGGGACCGGGGGAGAAGATCCTGGCTATTCTGAAGAGTTTTGAGGAGCTCCAGTACGAAATCGGTTTTGACGAGGATGTCTCCGTGGCGGCCATGGAGCATTTTCTCTTTACCAGCAAGAGCGGCGACTGTACCGAGTTCTCCAATACCGCCGCCATTCTGGGACGCCTCGCGGGAATCCCCTCCCGCGTGGTTACCGGCTACCTGGCTTCGGAGGGGCTGCAGACCATGTCACACCTTCAGGGACTCATGCTGCTGCGGGAGAGCATTCCCAGCCTGAAGGATCATCCGCTGGAAGAGCTCTACCTGGTCACCACCGCCCACCGTCACTCCTGGCCCCAGTTCTATCTGCCTGACTACGGATGGATCGACTTCGAGTCGACCCAGTATGCCATACCACCGCTTCCCGGGGGAGACCCGAACTCCCAGGACGTTGTGATTCCCCTTATCGAAAACCGGACTGTCGCCGGAAGAGATTTTCAGATCCCCTGGAATCTCCTCCGACAAGTGATGCTGAGCCTGTTTATTCTGCTCTTCGCGGCACTGTATGCCTACCGCTACGGACGGGAGATTCTTCTCAGGCACCTGGCATCCCGGCCGGGACGAAAGGGACTCCTTTCCGCGGAAAAACTGCTGCTGTCGCTGCTTGCCAACGAGGGCCTGCGCCTCAAGAAGAGATCCGAGACTCCCCGGGAATATGCAGAGGTGGTCCCTGAGCTGGGCCCCTTTGTCGGGATATACGAAAAACTCCGTTTCAAGCCGGGTATCAGCACGGAGGAGGAAAAGAAACTCCGAAAGGAGCTCCTGGATGAACTGCACAAAGCAGTCTCCTTACGACGGCGCCGTGGATTGAAGGGGGCTCTCTACAGGCTGCTGAATCTGAAAGGAGTCGTCTTCCCATGA
- a CDS encoding outer membrane protein assembly factor BamB family protein, producing MRKLARAVFCLLLAMSSMISCSREAHWVMFRGEQSKGYTSEKVYPPLAVKWKLKLQESPGEKRSFNPPIVVDDTIYFGSNDGNFYALDVESGYMRWVFKTLSPINSLPYADDEKVYFGSSDGYLYAVDRESGEKVWDFNTRSPVNSTVIGYEDGIVFTSDVGASYFFSAEGELQHQIPNPVWLSHSFQIQDHIMYFAPGPETNPHSFGAYDIRARDYLWFIDTWDDAPTWYSFPAKKGKILHYATSRLYVDGWLLSYYGINARNGEIEWLREEPAVLPVWQDIDHYTLFEDSLELLDYLAPALWRDLVIYSSGDNVLRAFKGKTGTSAWRREFLQPASSSPIVAGDRVYVGLRGSLDEETLEKPYPSLLVCLSARTGKVLWEFETDGDILSAPVIAGGWIIFGTDNSYFYVLEEVF from the coding sequence ATGAGAAAGCTTGCACGTGCGGTATTCTGCCTGCTTCTTGCCATGTCGTCCATGATATCCTGCAGCAGGGAAGCCCACTGGGTAATGTTCCGGGGAGAACAGAGCAAGGGATATACATCCGAAAAGGTCTACCCTCCCCTGGCGGTAAAATGGAAGCTGAAGCTACAGGAAAGTCCCGGAGAGAAGCGCAGCTTCAATCCCCCCATTGTGGTGGACGATACCATTTATTTCGGATCCAACGACGGAAACTTCTACGCCCTGGATGTGGAATCCGGCTACATGCGCTGGGTTTTCAAGACCCTGAGCCCCATCAACTCCCTGCCCTACGCGGATGATGAGAAGGTCTACTTCGGCTCCTCCGACGGCTACCTCTACGCCGTGGACAGGGAAAGCGGAGAAAAGGTCTGGGACTTCAATACACGCTCACCGGTAAACTCCACGGTTATCGGCTACGAAGACGGAATCGTCTTCACCTCCGATGTGGGGGCCAGCTACTTTTTCAGCGCCGAGGGGGAACTGCAGCACCAGATCCCGAATCCCGTATGGCTCTCCCACAGCTTCCAGATCCAGGACCACATCATGTACTTCGCGCCGGGACCGGAAACAAACCCGCACAGCTTCGGAGCCTACGACATCCGGGCCAGGGACTACCTCTGGTTCATCGACACCTGGGACGATGCTCCCACCTGGTACTCCTTTCCGGCTAAAAAAGGGAAGATCCTCCACTACGCCACCAGCAGGCTCTACGTTGACGGCTGGCTCCTCTCCTATTACGGGATTAACGCCCGAAACGGAGAGATAGAGTGGCTCCGGGAAGAGCCCGCGGTGCTGCCGGTCTGGCAGGACATCGATCACTACACCCTCTTTGAAGACTCCCTGGAACTCCTGGATTATCTTGCCCCGGCCCTCTGGAGAGACCTGGTTATCTATTCCTCCGGCGACAATGTACTACGTGCTTTCAAGGGAAAAACGGGGACCAGCGCCTGGCGGCGGGAGTTTCTTCAGCCCGCCTCCTCATCTCCCATCGTCGCCGGCGACCGGGTGTATGTGGGCCTCCGGGGCTCCCTGGACGAGGAGACCCTGGAAAAGCCCTACCCGTCCCTGCTGGTCTGCCTCTCCGCAAGAACCGGCAAGGTGCTGTGGGAGTTCGAAACCGACGGGGATATCCTGTCGGCCCCGGTAATCGCCGGGGGCTGGATTATCTTCGGGACCGACAACAGCTATTTTTACGTACTGGAAGAGGTATTCTAG
- a CDS encoding outer membrane beta-barrel protein, whose amino-acid sequence MSRCKFPTGVLVALLLGLIASVVTAAPQDANYEVGASAGFWLSGTIDADGADLDKDGSFLLRAFADMYVTPKFAVGAYVNYGPAEVEGVDGSFAEIGMGIKPRFFISPEISIKPGLNIGYRSLSSDSDYGDDVDGLAVNLSIEGQYHLANSPVIPFLDIGFLSQPTGGNDYADITWAPIMYLSFGAAYGF is encoded by the coding sequence ATGAGTAGATGTAAATTTCCAACAGGTGTTCTCGTTGCTCTTCTCCTTGGATTAATCGCTTCAGTCGTAACCGCAGCTCCTCAAGACGCAAATTACGAAGTCGGTGCGTCGGCGGGTTTCTGGCTATCGGGAACTATTGATGCTGATGGAGCGGACCTTGACAAAGACGGCAGCTTTCTGCTGCGGGCCTTTGCGGACATGTATGTCACACCGAAATTCGCCGTAGGGGCGTATGTAAATTATGGCCCGGCTGAAGTTGAAGGTGTAGACGGGAGTTTCGCCGAAATCGGGATGGGCATAAAACCGCGGTTCTTTATAAGTCCCGAGATATCCATCAAGCCGGGACTGAACATCGGATACCGTTCACTCTCGTCGGACAGTGATTACGGGGATGATGTTGACGGTCTTGCGGTCAACCTGAGTATCGAGGGGCAGTATCACCTTGCGAACAGCCCCGTCATCCCCTTTCTCGATATCGGTTTCCTGAGCCAGCCCACAGGGGGCAATGATTACGCAGACATAACCTGGGCTCCGATAATGTATCTGAGTTTCGGCGCTGCCTACGGGTTCTGA
- the sppA gene encoding signal peptide peptidase SppA has product MKKRFLSILILISLSPFLFSLDYPGTAMGDDFLSLRVNPAAMAFGNAGGIALIHPFLIDEDEGERPDLFNEYSLQLAFTNLGYYFDRQDTDYTHNLLAAFPLLPNFYLGWRGDWQNADLDGMDSTLGVLARPSDYLSLAATGEKLFTGEASGTVGFGLRPLFLTGDNPSLLTVGLDIPWDRELRRPVLQASSEPIDALPGFAFNLAYNMEDKRLTAGLSYSLGTLRSGFLMDDRTRGAAYVHLGVRKYSSPAVPMTDPYVRFNPGPVIAEESTPGFFFFDPPAPSLFEVLEALKDLQEDPAVSGIVIENQNFQTSWAGYLELISALNRFREAGKKVVYYYENISLWNYILASSTGDAIYLNRLGRVDLTGLGGTRLYFGGLLNSFGIRVHNIRSHPYKNGANFVSEPGITPEEREMLEVFYRDILDEVIKLVRSGRGEILSGDLEELIAAGPYLISDEALEAGLVDGLIYQDELTDKLKEFHQHPVISNGDFREPFRRDWSDPFANQIALIYAVGNITSGKGVPGSSIGAESLGASIRAARENPFVKAILLRVDSGGGSSLASDVIAREVQLCREAKKPFIVSMGGAAASGGYYISAYADRIVASPLSITGSIGVFIAMPEFAGLLEKYDVGSAELGTSENASFGNPFRRLDAGEREKLSGLVSHTYGLFIDTVARGRDMEKEAVDAVAQGRVWTGRQALEHGLVDKLGGFQDAIDAAAEAAGIRGQYMLVDYSNRDIPLSLRMAESFKSPLEGLFLPELLLKEKGPLYMMPFNPAD; this is encoded by the coding sequence ATGAAAAAAAGATTCCTTTCAATCCTGATTCTGATTTCTCTTTCCCCTTTTCTGTTTTCCCTGGATTATCCCGGTACGGCTATGGGGGATGATTTCCTGAGTCTCCGGGTCAACCCCGCTGCCATGGCCTTCGGCAACGCCGGCGGAATAGCCCTGATTCACCCTTTCCTTATCGATGAAGACGAAGGGGAGCGGCCGGACCTTTTTAACGAGTACTCCCTGCAGCTGGCCTTCACAAACCTGGGATATTACTTTGACAGGCAGGATACCGATTACACCCATAACCTGCTGGCTGCGTTTCCGCTGCTTCCCAATTTCTACCTTGGATGGCGGGGAGACTGGCAGAATGCGGACCTGGACGGTATGGACAGCACCCTGGGTGTTCTGGCGCGTCCGTCGGACTACCTCTCCCTGGCGGCAACGGGGGAGAAGCTTTTTACCGGAGAGGCCTCCGGTACTGTGGGATTCGGCCTGCGCCCCCTCTTTCTGACCGGTGACAATCCCTCCCTGCTGACTGTGGGACTCGATATTCCCTGGGACCGGGAGCTCCGGCGTCCGGTACTTCAGGCAAGCAGCGAACCCATCGATGCGCTGCCGGGCTTTGCCTTCAACCTGGCGTACAACATGGAGGACAAGCGTCTGACCGCAGGGCTCTCCTACAGCCTGGGGACCCTGCGGAGCGGGTTCCTGATGGACGACCGGACCAGGGGAGCCGCTTACGTGCATCTTGGAGTGCGGAAATACTCCTCCCCGGCCGTTCCCATGACGGATCCCTACGTGCGCTTTAATCCCGGTCCGGTTATCGCCGAGGAGTCGACCCCGGGATTCTTCTTTTTCGATCCCCCGGCCCCCAGTCTGTTCGAAGTTCTAGAAGCGCTTAAGGATCTTCAGGAGGACCCTGCTGTCAGTGGAATCGTGATCGAAAATCAGAACTTCCAGACCAGCTGGGCGGGATACCTCGAACTGATCAGCGCCCTGAACCGATTCAGGGAGGCCGGAAAAAAGGTGGTGTATTACTACGAGAACATAAGCCTCTGGAACTACATCCTGGCTTCCTCCACGGGGGACGCCATTTACCTGAATCGACTGGGGCGGGTCGATCTTACCGGGCTTGGAGGAACCCGGCTCTACTTTGGAGGACTTCTGAACTCCTTCGGTATCCGGGTGCATAATATCCGGTCCCACCCCTACAAGAACGGGGCGAATTTTGTTTCAGAACCGGGAATAACCCCGGAGGAACGGGAAATGCTCGAGGTATTCTACCGGGACATACTTGATGAAGTTATCAAACTGGTCCGTTCCGGACGGGGCGAAATACTCTCCGGAGACCTGGAAGAACTCATAGCCGCAGGCCCCTACCTTATCAGCGACGAGGCTCTGGAAGCAGGCCTCGTGGACGGGCTTATCTATCAGGATGAGCTTACTGACAAACTGAAGGAGTTCCATCAGCACCCGGTTATCAGCAACGGAGATTTCCGTGAACCCTTCCGCCGGGACTGGAGTGATCCCTTCGCGAACCAGATAGCCCTGATCTACGCCGTGGGAAACATAACTTCCGGAAAAGGGGTGCCGGGCTCAAGCATAGGCGCGGAAAGCCTGGGTGCCTCGATCCGTGCAGCCAGGGAGAACCCCTTCGTAAAGGCCATTCTCCTGCGCGTCGATTCCGGGGGAGGATCCTCCCTTGCATCCGACGTGATCGCCAGGGAAGTCCAGCTCTGCAGGGAGGCGAAAAAACCCTTTATTGTCTCCATGGGCGGGGCGGCCGCTTCGGGGGGCTACTATATTTCGGCTTACGCCGACAGAATTGTGGCTTCCCCTTTGAGTATTACCGGATCCATCGGGGTATTCATCGCAATGCCGGAGTTCGCCGGGCTTCTGGAAAAGTACGATGTAGGCAGCGCGGAGCTTGGGACATCGGAGAACGCCAGTTTCGGGAATCCCTTCAGGCGGCTCGACGCCGGGGAGCGGGAAAAACTCTCCGGGCTGGTTTCCCATACCTACGGACTTTTTATCGATACCGTGGCCCGGGGACGAGACATGGAAAAAGAGGCTGTTGATGCGGTTGCCCAGGGGCGGGTATGGACCGGACGCCAGGCTCTGGAACATGGACTGGTGGACAAGCTGGGAGGTTTTCAGGATGCCATAGATGCGGCGGCGGAAGCTGCGGGTATTCGGGGACAGTACATGCTGGTGGATTATTCCAACCGGGACATTCCCCTATCACTGCGCATGGCGGAGAGCTTCAAGTCTCCCCTGGAAGGACTGTTTCTGCCGGAACTGCTGCTGAAGGAGAAGGGGCCCCTTTATATGATGCCCTTCAATCCGGCGGACTGA
- a CDS encoding FadR/GntR family transcriptional regulator produces MKKVYKEIISDIINSVRDQDLAPGDRLPPERDFAEKFGVSRASVREALRVMEILGLIETRRGGGSYITGLNIIPFLSTLAPLFVERQGLTFELLDLRFLLELKAAELAAIKMTPVKASYLMEPIERMKRAVSEENPALSAKADMEFHERIFEIADHFVLQKSAEFVTTFLEVSIKGRRRLVLERAENPAELYQQHKEIYDAIVTGKPEEASTRMRRHLNLVLEIYRREDPPLRDQSAGLKGII; encoded by the coding sequence GTGAAAAAGGTTTATAAAGAGATTATTTCGGATATTATCAACTCCGTCCGCGACCAGGATCTGGCCCCTGGAGACCGGCTGCCTCCTGAACGGGACTTTGCTGAAAAGTTCGGTGTTTCCCGGGCTTCGGTGCGGGAGGCCCTGCGGGTCATGGAGATTCTCGGTCTGATCGAAACCCGGCGGGGCGGGGGGTCCTATATAACGGGGCTGAATATTATTCCCTTTCTCTCTACCCTGGCTCCCCTTTTCGTGGAGCGTCAGGGACTTACCTTTGAACTCCTGGACCTTCGCTTTCTTCTTGAACTCAAGGCCGCTGAACTGGCGGCCATCAAGATGACCCCCGTAAAAGCCTCTTATCTTATGGAGCCCATTGAGCGGATGAAGCGGGCCGTATCGGAGGAGAATCCGGCTTTAAGCGCCAAGGCGGATATGGAGTTTCACGAGCGAATCTTCGAGATAGCCGACCATTTTGTTCTGCAGAAAAGCGCCGAGTTTGTAACCACCTTTCTTGAAGTTTCCATCAAGGGCCGCCGCCGCCTGGTGCTGGAACGGGCGGAGAACCCGGCGGAACTGTACCAGCAGCACAAGGAAATCTACGATGCCATCGTCACGGGAAAGCCTGAAGAGGCCTCCACCCGTATGCGAAGGCACCTGAATCTCGTACTGGAGATCTACCGCCGGGAAGATCCGCCGCTCCGGGATCAGTCCGCCGGATTGAAGGGCATCATATAA
- a CDS encoding acyl-CoA thioesterase, which produces MNTYTIVRMEHLNHHGNLFGGQMLKWVDENAWLVAAKEYPGCMLVTRAMDDISFRHPVPVGSILRFDARETHHGQTSLSYSVDVWSDEPGATEEKLVFSTSVTFACVDCEGKKAPIPPRGGTKPGACGD; this is translated from the coding sequence ATGAACACCTACACCATCGTACGTATGGAGCATCTGAACCACCATGGAAATCTCTTCGGCGGCCAGATGCTTAAATGGGTCGACGAAAATGCCTGGCTTGTGGCAGCCAAGGAGTATCCCGGCTGCATGCTGGTGACCCGGGCCATGGACGATATCTCCTTCAGGCATCCGGTTCCCGTGGGGTCTATCCTGCGCTTCGATGCCCGGGAAACCCATCATGGACAGACATCCCTGAGCTACAGCGTGGATGTATGGTCAGACGAACCGGGGGCTACAGAGGAAAAACTGGTTTTCTCCACCTCCGTGACCTTCGCCTGCGTCGACTGCGAAGGGAAGAAGGCTCCCATTCCTCCCAGGGGGGGTACAAAACCCGGAGCCTGCGGGGATTAA